The proteins below come from a single Papaver somniferum cultivar HN1 chromosome 11, ASM357369v1, whole genome shotgun sequence genomic window:
- the LOC113320376 gene encoding DNA polymerase delta small subunit-like has product MVSMEVDTSSLQRKQSLYQSQDERFEIKMEKYTGQQYSQIYFARLHKMRAILYSLVEKWKPQLPVCTVLDLELGKECIIVGTLYKHMKLKPCILDEYSKERSVVPVEKPHNFMHSDDQLVLEDESGRVKLGGTFLAPSKYVTGVVVALHGNETTSGEFSVIDILDRGLPPQIELPLDSGEDKFVVLVSGLSIGNEKSNPLNVQLLVDHITGHLGDAKEQNMSSQIVRVVIAGNSVELPLGLVKGQTLAAKDHSKLTELIKELDILLTQLAAAVPLDIMPGPSDPANFSLPQQPLHRCLFRGASTYNTFTSCTNPHWFDLDNIRFLGTSGQNIDDLEKYSEAKDKLDFMERTLRWRHLAPTAPNTLGCYPFTDRDPFLIENCPHVYFVGNQSKYDTQLLKGSEGQSVRLICIPKFCETGIAVVLNLKNLESHTLSLSTDLDL; this is encoded by the exons ATGGTATCCATGGAAGTCGACACTAGCAGTCTTCAGAGAAAACAATCTCTCTATCAATCTCAG gaTGAGAGGTTTGAGATCAAGATGGAGAAGTATACTGGTCAACAGTACAGTCAAATATATTTCGCTCGACTTCACAAAATGAGAGCCATTCTCTACTCACTCGTCGAGAAATGGAAACCCCAATTACCTG TTTGTACTGTTTTGGATCTGGAATTAGGCAAAGAATGTATAATTGTTGGGACTCTATACAAACATATGAAGCTAAAGCCTTGTATTCTTGATGAATATTCTAAGGAG AGATCTGTAGTTCCTGTTGAGAAACCTCATAATTTTATGCATTCTGATGACCaacttgttttggaagatgaGAGTGGAAGAGTAAAACTTGGTGGGACTTTTCTAGCACCTTCTAAGTATGTTACAG GAGTTGTGGTGGCTCTTCATGGAAACGAAACCACGAGCGGTGAATTTTCTGTTATAGATATCCTAGACCGTGGTCTGCCTCCCCAGATCGAGTTGCCACTTGATTCAG GAGAAGACAAGTTTGTGGTTTTAGTGTCAGGACTAAGCATTGGAAATGAAAAGTCCAATCCTCTCAATGTCCAGCTTCTAGTTGATCATATAACGGGGCATTTAGGGGATGCGAAG GAGCAAAATATGTCATCCCAAATAGTCCGAGTAGTTATTGCTGGCAATTCAGTTGAATTACCACTTGGACTTGTGAAAGGACAG ACTTTGGCTGCTAAGGACCACTCCAAGCTGACCGAGCTGATCAAGGAGCTTGATATCTTGTTGACTCAG CTTGCAGCTGCTGTACCATTGGATATCATGCCAGGGCCCAGTGATCCTGCAAACTTTTCTTTGCCTCAGCAG CCTTTGCACCGATGTCTTTTCCGTGGAGCATCAACTTATAATACTTTCACCTCGTGTACAAACCCTCATTGGTTTGACCTTGACAACATCAG ATTTCTTGGAACATCAGGTCAGAACATAGATGATCTGGAGAAGTACTCAGAAGCAAAAGATAAACTAGATTTTATGGAGCGAACATTAAGATGGAGACATCTAGCACCAACCGCACCGAACACCCTAG GCTGTTATCCATTCACTGATAGAGATCCTTTCCTTATTGAGAACTGTCCTCATGTATATTTTGTTGGTAACCAGAGTAAATATGATACTCAGTTGTTAAAAG GATCTGAGGGTCAGTCAGTCAGACTCATCTGCATTCCTAAATTTTGTGAAACTGGAATCGCGGTCGTT CTGAACTTGAAGAATCTTGAAAGCCATACTCTCAGTCTTTCAACAGATTTGGACTTATAA